A genomic window from Plasmodium malariae genome assembly, chromosome: 10 includes:
- the PmUG01_10014300 gene encoding conserved Plasmodium protein, unknown function: MLKDKLLKFLNYYYFIKNYYIYHILFLYTFFLRITYTYAEITISHFFTFLLSTYDNTETPRKEENFFYYFIHFFNFNSRNDDKFLNTKLFVVVYLPICLKCFYTLFFDYIAYYIYIRYYFSKINKNFSRIYYSSISYENVDSKGGNNSIFKKEKTKLNRISKRKKGPNNVYHRMLSDMPLYEFRKYMLRKKKLLSIWQRRKILQVHNKRKRNASREKNRLLYKDEVKNKQTRIKVITCTNSFIQKNLMNNKGNSSGKKFFFNIYKNNKKIFFRRKKKKKLYKDENKKFYSNLIKRVMKEKSEKYILNNLCINMQNHYKRLDYVSRGNRITNEACIIEGGPFNQRGVNNKINGSNGANSETSKCTSNRTNNSSNVMNKTNVMMNDSFSFYDNIEKSANIDSKEESIKLLNFHLGKKCNDYVKLGDSKYEKTTNHQVNYVDNFNTEYSLLNEEHCVPYKNESQNFEEVYFENNKENIMFISNMLGYYHNDGKSMHIDNNNSNTNGKYSRRNEEYNNNSNDCYNNFGRTDLRVLDKTIDHASAIKDINLGYLHVNNYKNENKKKSYRTLRGSLKMDYIFKDSIDLAENNMGSSENYDYYYYNKFKSFNYGKNDNSYNVRELINNKINAEYYHLKLNILILSCIIIQIFNSFILILISNKFIRKKEKIFFFCFLYSLLESVTDVISDNIFFLCGKFTNIYKREFSLNSIYIIQVISKMILSLSTVFIYFVYHIFVLLHEHANIMIINTFIKTLSIFILSFIFLKNKNNIFNFYKNDRFENVNCSKEDRRGITVINKTMENGTGKSFFKINMKNDEIDKHNNGEDYVRSPLYDEEKGINTIMNIQNSKERINNNCENSNEFNYYGGMYDNYRYNDKYCSDYFYSSIDVFCNEQLLKNDFVKNESNKKETYMDLLCDNLKHIAEFFNFFKLLSRIKCYIFKKNNINYNNRYTLLTVHGAQLDEQIKTNIFVTEKQDYKIRLSIMDNFKKLFNINDNINFYSRIKNSGITKYNSLIEKEIEYINKKEKKKKKKKKDNKDDNGRLSNIHFLSRFNSIKSLNNKKKFILSYPIRLLLNNLNFSNIFYICLLLIIPTFERIFLNYKIKYISLDMHSYCYLNLVNYVTDLIGLYLYISYFSEESYATSIFLSSLVNIFLMSLRFLFFHYRFNQLWLLFLETILKSLHKTFFYMPIYILVTKVYIKNIHNLMCSFYSSILDASSFASHYFEYLILSYYSIDDSKSAFIFVYIIFLILHLLSLVIISRLKKT, translated from the exons atgttaaaagataaattgttaaaattcttgaattattactacttcattaaaaattactATATTTACCATATCCTGTTTttgtatactttttttttaagaataacaTACACTTATGCGGAAATTACGATATCgcatttttttacttttttgttaAGTACATACGACAATACAGAAACACCAAGAAaggaagaaaattttttttattattttatccatttttttaattttaatagtagaaatgatgataaattcttaaatacaaaattattcGTTGTTGTGTATCTACCAATATGTTTGAAATGTTTCTATACccttttttttgattatattgcatattacatatatattcgttATTACtttagtaaaattaataaaaattttagtaggatttattattcttcaaTATCTTATGAAAATGTAGATAGTAAGGGTGGaaataattctatttttaaaaaagaaaaaactaaGCTGAACAGAATTagtaagagaaaaaaaggtCCAAATAATGTTTACCATCGGATGTTATCTGATATGCCTTTATATGAATTTAGAAAATACAtgttgagaaaaaaaaagcttttATCTATATGGCAAAGAAGGAAAATCTTACAAGTTCATAATAAAAGGAAGCGTAATGCCAGTAGGGAAAAAAATAGGTTACTTTATAAAGAcgaagtaaaaaataaacaaactcgtataaaagtaataacgTGCACTAACAGTTTTATACAAAAGAActtaatgaataataaggGGAATTCCTCTggtaagaaatttttttttaatatatataagaataataaaaaaatattttttagaagaaaaaaaaaaaaaaagttgtacaaggatgaaaataaaaaattttacagcAATTTAATCAAAAGGGTAATGAAGGAGAAGAGTGagaaatatattcttaataatttatgtataaatatgcaaaatcATTACAAACGTTTGGATTATGTCTCTCGTGGAAATAGAATTACGAATGAAGCGTGTATTATTGAGGGTGGTCCCTTCAACCAAAGGGGTgttaacaataaaattaatggGAGTAATGGTGCGAATAGTGAAACGAGTAAATGTACGAGTAACCGCACAAATAATAGTTCCAATGTTATGAATAAGACAAATGTTATGATGAATGATTCATTCAGCTTTTATGACAATATAGAGAAAAGTGCAAATATAGACTCAAAGGAGGAAAGcataaaattgttaaattttcatctaggaaaaaaatgtaatgattatgtaaaattaggTGATTCAAAATATGAGAAAACAACAAATCATCAGGTCAATTATGTCGACAATTTTAACACTGAATATTCTCTTTTGAATGAGGAACATTGTGTTccttataaaaatgaaagtcAAAATTTTGAAGAAGTATATTTTGAGAATAATAAGGAAAACATTATGTTCATTTCCAATATGCTTGGTTATTACCATAACGATGGAAAGAGCATGCATATcgataataacaatagtaatacGAATGGCAAATACAGTAGAAGGAATGAagaatacaataataatagtaacgaTTGTTATAATAACTTTGGTCGCACAGATTTGCGGGTACTTGATAAGACAATCGACCATGCGTCTGCAATTAAGGACATTAATTTAGGTTACTTACATgtgaataattataaaaatgagaataagaaaaaatcatataGAACGTTAAGAGGTAGTTTAAAGAtggattatatttttaaggatAGCATAGATTTAGCAGAAAATAATATGGGATCGAGTGaaaattatgattattattattataacaaatttaaaagttttaattATGGAAAGAATGACAATTCATATAATGTTAGAGAGTTGATAAACAATAAGATAAATGCAGAATATTATCACTTAAAATTGAATATACTAATTTTAtcatgtattattattcaaatttttaactcatttattttaattttgatttCTAATAagtttataagaaaaaaagagaaaattttttttttctgttttttatattccttatTAGAAAGTGTTACAGATGTTATTTcagataatatattttttttatgtggaaagtttacaaacatatataaaagggAATTTAGTTtaaattctatatatattatacaagtTATAAGTAAAATGATTTTAAGTCTTTCTACAGTTTTTATCTATTTCGTATATCACATATTTGTACTTTTGCATGAGCATGCGAATATTATGATTATAAACacttttattaaaacattatccatttttatcctttcttttatttttcttaaaaacaaaaataatattttcaatttttataagaaCGATAGATTTGAAAACGTAAATTGTTCTAAAGAAGATAGAAGGGGGATTACTGTTATCAATAAAACAATGGAAAATGGTACTGGAAAGAGCTTTTTTAagataaatatgaaaaatgatgaaatagACAAGCATAATAATGGTGAAGATTATGTTAGAAGCCCCTTATATGATGAAGAGAAAGGAATTAATACTATAATGAATATACAGAACAGTAAAGAAAGGATCAATAATAACTGCGAAAATAGCAATGAGTTTAATTATTATGGTGGCATGTATGACAACTATCGCTACAATGATAAGTATTGCAgtgattatttttattcttcgATTGATGTATTTTGTAATGAACAACTTCTTAAGAAtgattttgtaaaaaatgagTCAAACAAAAAGGAAACGTACATGGACCTATTATGTGATAATTTGAAACACATAGcagaattttttaatttttttaaattattgtcaaggataaaatgttatatatttaaaaaaaataatattaattataataacagATATACATTGCTTACTGTACATGGAGCACAACTTGACGAGcagataaaaacaaatatttttgttacgGAAAAGCAGGACTATAAAATAAGGTTATCCATTAtggataattttaaaaaattatttaatattaatgacaatataaacttttattcaagaataaaaaattcgggtattacaaaatataactcCTTAATTGAGAAGGaaatagaatatattaataaaaaagagaaaaaaaaaaaaaaaaaaaagaaagacaATAAGGATGATAATGGGAGATTAAGTAATATACATTTCCTAAGCCGTTTTAATAGCATAAAAAGTTtgaacaacaaaaaaaaatttattcttaGCTATCCTATTAGACTATTACTaaacaatttaaatttttctaacattttttatatatgcttattattaattattccCACTTTtgaaagaatatttttaaattataaaataaaatatatatcattagaTATGCATTCCTATTGCTATTTGAATTTAGTAAATTATGTAACAGATTTAATAGGTctatatctttatataagTTACTTCAGTGAAGAATCCTATGCTACATCAATTTTCCTCAGCTCGCTggttaatattttcttgATGTCCTTacgctttttattttttcactaCAGATTTAATCAGCTCTGGTTACTg TTTTTGGAAACAATTCTGAAATCACTGCACAAAACATTCTTTTATATgcctatttatattttggtAACGAAG gtatatataaaaaatattcacaaTTTGATGTGCTCCTTTTATTCTAGTATTTTAGATGCAAGCTCCTTTGCTTCTCACTATTTTGAATATt TGATTTTGAGCTATTATAGCATAGATGATTCCAAAAGCGCCTTCATTTTCGTATACATTATCTTTTTGATATTACATTTGTTATCGCTGGTTATTATTTCAAGATTAAAGAAgacataa
- the PPT gene encoding phosphoenolpyruvate/phosphate translocator, putative, which yields MNILIKILIISVVINIQINLGRCLSFDNQNYVKSSCMNLQWNKENKITKKDKVIHLKNKNNNKYNLNNIQLFLNNYKPKYKKINKIGQTNFNVKEAHHFTIKINQNILNSRINKINDGLFALFNSGKEDLNNYDDYGNNGVIDDISTSNNNDINGEGENQNTYEKTSGNGVNNFKGDIIEKKSCSVLNKVVEGGKTVSLLGLWYLCNIFYNIENKKALNILNLPITIAIVQIYVGLPIFLIPWLLKLRKQPELFYDEQEMKKISLSNRNALVKGFQKYVLFLKTYNSIIKQSIYHGYAHLLSVIAMGAGAISFVHIVKALTPLFAAFFSFFLMNNRMSIYTYSSLLPIVFGVSLASLKELSFTYKALYSTLSANVLSTMRAIEAKIMMDKNLEKIGRNLTPENIFALLTLSSAIFLTPALYIDVHKWKDAYTYLMNNRDVLKVLGRHVFMSGVWFYLYNQVSFISLNRLNHITHAVASTVKRVFLILTSYFIFGTKFSFLGGLGSTIAVSGTFLYSLVKKKFG from the coding sequence atgaatatattaataaaaatattaataatatctgttgttataaatatacaaattaattTAGGAAGATGTTTAAGCTTTGACAACCAAAATTATGTCAAAAGTTCATGCATGAACTTGCAATGgaataaggaaaataaaattacaaaaaaggataaagTAATCCATttgaagaataaaaataataataaatataatcttaataatatacaactttttcttaataattataaaccaaaatataaaaagattaaTAAAATAGGTCAAACTAATTTTAACGTGAAAGAAGCACACCattttactataaaaattaaccaaaatatattaaattcacgaataaataaaataaatgatggGTTATTTGCACTATTTAATTCAGGTAAAGAGGATTTAAACAACTATGACGATTATGGAAATAATGGAGTTATTGATGATATATCAACATCTaacaataatgatataaatggAGAAGGGGAAAACCAAaatacatatgaaaaaacGTCAGGAAATGgagttaataattttaaaggagatataatagaaaaaaaatcatgTAGTGTTTTGAATAAAGTAGTAGAAGGAGGAAAAACTGTATCGTTATTAGGTTTATGGTATCTgtgtaacattttttataatattgaaaataaaaaagcattaaatatattaaatttaccAATTACAATAGCTatagtacaaatatatgtaggGTTACCAATCTTTTTAATTCCATggttattaaaattaagaaaacaaCCAGAACTCTTTTATGATGAAcaggaaatgaaaaaaattagtcTTAGTAATAGAAATGCTTTAGTAAAAGGatttcaaaaatatgttttatttttaaaaacatataatagcataataaaacaaagtatATATCATGGATATGCTCATTTATTATCTGTTATAGCCATGGGGGCAGGTGCAATTAGCTTTGTTCATATTGTCAAAGCTTTAACTCCATTATTTGCAgcattcttttcatttttcctaATGAATAATAGAATGTCCATCTACACCTATTCATCTTTATTGCCTATTGTATTTGGGGTATCGTTAGCTtcattaaaagaattatcttttacatataaaGCTTTATATTCAACATTATCTGCTAATGTACTATCAACAATGCGAGCTATAGAGGCGAAAATAATGATGGATAAAAACCTTGAAAAAATAGGAAGAAATTTAACTccagaaaatatatttgctcTATTAACCCTTTCTTctgcaatatttttaacaccAGCTTTATACATCGACGTACATAAGTGGAAAGATGCTTATACgtatttaatgaataatagGGATGTTTTAAAAGTATTAGGTAGACATGTATTCATGTCTGGTGTATggttttatttgtataacCAGGTATCATTTATTTCGTTAAATAGATTAAATCACATTACTCATGCTGTTGCAAGTACAGTTAAAAGAgtttttctaatattaaCGAGTTACTTTATTTTTGGAACGAAGTTTTCCTTCCTTGGTGGACTTGGTTCAACAATTGCTGTAAGTGGTACATTCTTATATTCgctagtaaaaaaaaaatttggcTAG
- the SYN6 gene encoding SNARE protein, putative yields MELWDKDYKKAIETGKEIKQIIKESEKGKKRTKNRAILRGKITEFNQNIRFLLHQLDNDYIKNDKNYNKNEYKRKVSALEKMKKEISNLYEEYSLTNDENTSFNITMDFLNDFDNDNNPYLNSLNKEELLLKQHNLMKLQDEQLNFLEGTTHNLKNISYNINNEIQVHNELLDDIDRDMDETNNLLNRNRNIFERVTNNTSNYFLYIIIAILTTTLVLFIIIL; encoded by the exons aTGGAATTATGGGATAAAGACTATAAAAAAGCTATTGAAACGGGGAAagaaattaaacaaattataaaagagagtgaaaaagggaaaaaaagaactaaAAACAGAGCAATTTTAAGGGGAAAAATAACAGAATTTAATCAGAATATAAGATTTTTGTTACACCAGTTAGAtaatgattatataaaaaatgataaaaattataataaaaacgaATATAAGCGGAAAGTGTCCGCattggaaaaaatgaaaaaagaaatatctAATTTATATGAGGAATATTCTTTAACTAATGATGAG aaCACATCGTTTAACATAACTATGGATTTTCTTAACGATTTTGACAATGATAACAACCCATATTTAAACAGTTTAAATAAGGAAGAGTTATTATTGAAACAacataatttaatgaaattgCAAGATGAGCAACTAAACTTTCTTGAAGGAACAACACATaatctaaaaaatataagctataatataaacaacGAAATACAAGTACATAATGAATTGTTAGATGATATTGATAGAGATATGGATGAAacgaataatttattaaatagaaatagaaatatttttgaaaggGTTACTAATAATACAAGTAACTACTtcttgtatataataattgcCATATTAACAACTACTCTTGTGCTTTTTATAATCATACTTTAg